From Desmodus rotundus isolate HL8 chromosome 10, HLdesRot8A.1, whole genome shotgun sequence, one genomic window encodes:
- the CATSPER3 gene encoding cation channel sperm-associated protein 3, protein MMEVRKMFQHLHHPTHTRVISSSLLDNALAVFCKRCRTFRRKDTQCQAFVKRIIVSRPFKIVMISTVSVNAFLVVLCTDYTTRYKLFRLFEVSEMIFVAIYSSEFYMKLYVDPINYWKDGYNLLDVMIIVTLSIPYFLRKIKGKHYPYLNIADGIQSLRILKLIAYSRGIRTLITAIGQTAYTVASVLTLFFILMYIFAVLGFCLFGGPEGGPGWENLAVAFFTLFSLATVDGWTDLQQKLDNRNFVMSRAFTITFILFASFIFLSMFVGVMIIHTEDSVKKFERELLLERHLTLLKEKQVILKRQQEEVSRLMQRQKNVDYRSFTELVENFKRTLRHTDPMVLDDFGTSLPFIDVYLTTLDNQDTTIYKLQELYYEIVHVLSLMLEDLPEKKRSHSSEKVDDV, encoded by the exons ATGATGGAAGTTCGGAAAATGTTTCAACACTTGCATCACCCGACCCACACAAGAGTCATTTCTAGTTCCTTGTTGGATAATGCATTGGCGGTGTTTTGTAAGAGATGCCGGACGTTTCG GAGGAAAGACACTCAGTGCCAGGCATTCGTGAAGAGAATCATAGTGAGCCGCCCGTTTAAGATAGTGATGATCAGCACCGTCTCGGTGAATGCCTTTTTGGTGGTCTTGTGTACCGATTACACAACAAGATACAAGCTGTTCAGACTCTTTGAG GTCTCGGAGATGATCTTTGTGGCCATCTATAGTTCCGAGTTCTACATGAAGCTTTATGTGGACCCCATCAACTACTGGAAGGATGGCTACAACCTCCTGGATGTGATGATCATCGTCACTCTCTCCATCCCCTACTTTCTCCGCAAGATCAAGGGCAAGCACTACCCCTACCTCAACATTGCTGATGGCATACAGTCCCTGCGCATCCTCAAGCTCATCGCCTATAGCCGTGGCATCCGG ACACTCATCACCGCCATTGGGCAGACGGCCTACACCGTGGCCTCCGTGCTCACCCTGTTCTTCATCCTGATGTACATCTTTGCCGTCCTGGGCTTCTGCCTGTTCGGAGGTCCCGAAGGGGGTCCTGGCTGGGAGAACCTGGCTGTGGCCTTCTTCACCCTCTTCAGCTTGGCGACG GTTGATGGCTGGACAGACCTGCAGCAGAAGCTGGACAACCGGAACTTCGTTATGAGCCGAGCGTTCACCATCACCTTCATCTTGTTTGCCTCCTTCATCTTCCTCAGCATGTTCGTGGGTGTGATGATCATCCACACTGAG GACTCCGTCAAAAAGTTTGAGCGGGAGCTGCTGCTGGAGAGGCACCTGACGCTCCTGAAAGAGAAGCAGGTGATCCTGAAGCGGCAGCAGGAGGAGGTCAGCAGGCTGATGCAGAGGCAG AAAAATGTCGACTACAGAAGTTTCACTGAGCTGGTGGAGAACTTCAAGAGGACCCTGCGGCACACTGACCCCATGGTCTTGGATGATTTTGGCACCAGCCTACCCTTCATCGATGTCTACTTGACCACTCTGGACAACCAGGACACCACGATCTACAA GCTTCAAGAGCTGTACTACGAGATCGTGCACGTGCTGAGCCTGATGCTCGAAGACTTGCCCGAGAAGAAGCGGTCCCACTCCTCAGAAAAGGTGGATGACGTGTAG
- the PCBD2 gene encoding pterin-4-alpha-carbinolamine dehydratase 2 isoform X4: MSRVALQAEKMNHHPEWFNVYNKVQITLTSHDCGQLTKRDVKLAKFIEQAATSV, from the exons ATGTCCCGAGTTGCTCTACAAGCAGAGAAGATGAATCATCACCCGGAGTGGTTCAACGTGTACAACAAG GTCCAGATAACTCTCACCTCGCACGACTGTGGTCAGCTGACCAAAAGAGACGTGAAACTGGCCAAGTTTATTGAACAAGCAGCTACTTCTGTGTGa